In Vibrio atlanticus, the following proteins share a genomic window:
- a CDS encoding VC2662 family protein encodes MKKLLSVLAVSAAVMSPAAFASSPVMFSTINGFNAPDSDAVGGVRLALLHGQVNDLKGVDLAVVGMSETQTTTGVNLGIFGASKVNQEMTGASLGFFNWNTGKTTGVNLGAVNITNDVKGANVSFVNYSEGNTMVDVGAANLSEVSTVQVGIFNKTNKIEGVQIGLINCADNGFFPCFPIVNFAK; translated from the coding sequence ATGAAAAAATTACTTTCAGTACTTGCTGTATCTGCAGCGGTAATGTCACCGGCAGCATTTGCTTCTTCGCCTGTTATGTTTTCAACGATCAATGGTTTTAACGCTCCTGATTCAGATGCGGTTGGTGGTGTACGTCTGGCTCTGCTTCACGGGCAAGTCAATGACCTTAAAGGTGTCGACCTTGCAGTTGTTGGTATGTCTGAGACGCAAACCACGACAGGTGTGAACCTTGGTATTTTTGGTGCATCAAAAGTAAACCAAGAAATGACAGGTGCTTCACTAGGTTTCTTTAACTGGAACACAGGTAAAACAACAGGTGTTAACCTAGGTGCTGTTAACATTACTAATGATGTAAAAGGCGCGAACGTGAGTTTCGTAAACTATTCTGAAGGGAACACTATGGTGGATGTAGGCGCTGCGAACCTTTCAGAGGTGTCGACGGTTCAGGTTGGTATCTTCAACAAAACCAATAAAATTGAAGGTGTACAGATTGGTCTGATCAACTGTGCTGACAATGGTTTTTTCCCGTGCTTCCCAATTGTGAATTTCGCTAAGTAA